TATCCCTAATAGTCTTTTTGTTTAACGCTCGATAATCGACACACATCCGCGTTTCccctgtctttttctttaccAACACAATTGCTGACGTGTATGGAGAATTGCTGTAACGTATTATTTTCCTTTCTAACAAATCACTAACAATCTTCTGCGTTTCCTCACGATCACGAACCGACAATCTACGGGGAGAGCAGTGTATTGGAATATCATCAGATAATTTAATCTGCATCCTACAATCAGATGACTTTTTATCAATTCCCTTTGGAGTTATATAACGATTATGAATAAGATCTTCTAAAGTCTTCTTCTGGAATGAATTTAACAAAGGATTTAGATCAATATCGTCCGTACGTATCACTTGGGAATTCACAGGACTATCATAAGAATTGCTTATCGTAGATGGTGTAGACACCGAGGTTATATTATTAttgtcatttatttttcttgtgGATTCAAATACTTCTTTATCATTCGTAGTTTCCTTGACTTGAAGTAATTTTACATTAAATGCATGCATAAAGTTCCGTCCAAGAATCATTGGAACATGAATGCTCTCGTTCGGAACAACAAGTAATTCTATTTGTTTagacgattttttaaattttattaaacaagaaatatttccatatattttcaaaggggAATTGGCAACTCCAACATACGAAGTTGGTATTAAATTCTTCGAACGTATCACACCAGTCGGTAATAAAGACATCTTAACCAAACTAATTGGGCTACCGGAATCGATCAAGCACGAAATATTCGCAGAATTAGTATATTTGGATCCACAAGAATATTTAAAGGCCACACTTACCATTTGTGTTGTGTCTACAATATCATTACTAcaaaatatgggagcagtaACATTCATCCTTTTAGGACAATCCTTGTAAAAATGTCCCATTTGGAAACAATGGAAACAAGATCCCGGTGGACGTCGAGGCTTATTGCAGGTGTTCTTCATATGTCCAAATTGAGAGCAATTGAAACATCGTATGCCTTTAGTATTGTCACGGCCTTCTTTATGAGTACTGACTGTTTTTGACCTGCGTTTCTCGTATCTATCTATTCCATGCATCAATTCTTGTAATGAGTTTGATCCGTATAGAATGGATATGTTGTTGGTTTTATCTTCCATTCCGTCTATTATAATGTCAACCAGTTCTTGCTTGTTGATTTCGCCTTCTGCTGCAATAGTTTGCATTGCTACTATATAGGCAATACACGGCTCTGTTGGCTTCAACTTGCGCAAACGCAATTTTTGATAAACTTCTTCTTGCGTTACCGTTCTCTTGAAAATGTCTAAGAGCGATCTCTTCAACTCCTTATATTCTTTGTAATTTGAAATTTCCATGAACTCTCGCGCAGTTCCAACCAGCAAATATCTTAAgcacatatatttttcttggTCAGTCATATTTATAGTGTAGCTTTCAAAAGAGTTTatccatttttcaatatttcgtcCATCATTCCCAGAAAATTTCGGAACCATCATAGAGAGCTCGTCATAATTGATATTTGTAGAAACCTTTTTTCCACCGTTTTCTAAAGATTCAATTTGGTTTCGAAGAGCCAACATTTCTTGCTTCAatctcaaaactctaatttcactCTCTAGTTCATCAGCTTCACGGGATAAAACGCTTGAACGAATGAAAGGGTCTGTTACCTGTGATGGAACAGAAGGTCTAGAAAATTGTCCTCGAAGTAAGTTTGCAGGAACGGAAACTGAGGAATAATTGACGGAGGGTACGGAAGAAACAACACAAGAAGATACGGAAGGAGGTACGGAAGTTTGTGTTTGCGGAAGAACATCACAGGACACGCCAATTGCTCTATTGTTAAAAGCGACACCCAATGTATTTGTATTCATTAAATCGGAAATAACTGATGAAGTCCGGGCGGCAGAAACAGAAGCAGCAGTCCCTGAAGTACCAGGAAATTGTCTTTGAACTGTATTTACAGGAACGGAAGCAGAAGAATTATAGACGGAAGGTACGGAAGATATTACGGAAGGAGGCACTGAAGTCTGTGTTTGCCGAAGATTTGCACAGGATACGCCAATTTCGCTGTTATTAAAAGCGACACTCAATGTATTTCTAGATATTAAATCGGTTGAAGTCCGTGCGGCAGAAAAACAAGCGGCAGTTCCAAGAACCAATTCAGTTTGATTTGTGGACTCACCATTACATTGAAATGACTGAAGCAAATTTTCAGGATCGGCAGTTGCGGAATTAATAACGGGAGTTTCATTCAAAGTATTGGATGACATTGTAGTGACAGTTACAGATGAATTCCCAGCAGAATCAGAAGAAACCACATTTCCAGAAGGCAATTCAGTCTGCTTTGATGGACCACCGTTAACTTGCAAAGAATCATATAATGTTCTCAATTGTGCAATTGACGCTGTTTCTGGAAATTCCACATTTGAAGCTTTCAAAGCTGAAAGAATTCTTTCTCGAGTAGGGCGTGaatccatatttaaaaaaaaaaaattttttttttttttttgagtcttcttttttttatttatttatttttttttttttttgggaaccccacacctgaattgtaaagcttctgtcaacaaactgactctttttattatatttttcaaaaaaacaacattaaaggaacaagctagtctacttagtttcatcaaaagtttcttataaatacgagtataacaagttatcatattacaAACGGTGTTGAATCACAAGaccgaggcggccaatcgactggatCATTTCGTGATATAACACATTCTCCAAACTctgtttccaataaattgatggtGAGATTCGTTGtgtggcgccgtcctgttggaattatagggttgcccaaaaagttattgcggatttttcatataatctgcgttgacaaatttttttcacagcttgtgactgtaattgcattctttcttctgtcagttatcagctgttacttttagcttgctttagaaaaaaagtaaaaaagtatatttgattaaagttcattctaagttttgttaaaaatgcatttactttcttttaaaaaatccgcaattactttttgggcaacccaaaacatCTCCTCCAAGTCCATttcatccaattggggccaaaaatattctgttatcattgaacggagctgcaacggccggtgaggaaagcaaaacagacaggaagcGACGTGCTAATAGgctgcgatgcgaactctcaccacatttcgtggggtagcaccaacactaataagcggggccaagccctggcagagttcttgaatactaacgacctaataacacttgaTATTGGTAATACCGCTACccttgttaataggattagggaggaggtattagatgtgacgatgtgttcagaaaatctgatcgatgaggttcaggattggagcgTCTCCATTGAAatctctttctctgaccatcgctatattaggtttagaatagcacgaccaACGACCAAGCTTCCGAaataagttgaagaccaactggccaaaattcggaaggctctgagtagaagacttgggcaagataatttagattgtccttGTCCAAgtatagaagagattgacgagaatatcaacaggattacgactgcactggtgggatccttcaaagaaagttgtcctcttcgggaaaggaaatcagccctgGATAACCGGAGAGatttgcaatattgggaaagaggtccgcagactttttaacaaagcacgtcgtaaaaaagcggaagtttattcggatgtgtattacacacggctcaaagaATCCAATAAGATTACTAGAGCGGCAAAACgcgcctcctggaagcttttctgcggacaggtcgatagcgttaatgacgacgccaagataaacaagtaaaaatgcgttaagttcggccaggccgaattttggatacccaccacctc
This Stomoxys calcitrans chromosome 2, idStoCalc2.1, whole genome shotgun sequence DNA region includes the following protein-coding sequences:
- the LOC131994685 gene encoding uncharacterized protein LOC131994685, with protein sequence MDSRPTRERILSALKASNVEFPETASIAQLRTLYDSLQVNGGPSKQTELPSGNVVSSDSAGNSSVTVTTMSSNTLNETPVINSATADPENLLQSFQCNGESTNQTELVLGTAACFSAARTSTDLISRNTLSVAFNNSEIGVSCANLRQTQTSVPPSVISSVPSVYNSSASVPVNTVQRQFPGTSGTAASVSAARTSSVISDLMNTNTLGVAFNNRAIGVSCDVLPQTQTSVPPSVSSCVVSSVPSVNYSSVSVPANLLRGQFSRPSVPSQVTDPFIRSSVLSREADELESEIRVLRLKQEMLALRNQIESLENGGKKVSTNINYDELSMMVPKFSGNDGRNIEKWINSFESYTINMTDQEKYMCLRYLLVGTAREFMEISNYKEYKELKRSLLDIFKRTVTQEEVYQKLRLRKLKPTEPCIAYIVAMQTIAAEGEINKQELVDIIIDGMEDKTNNISILYGSNSLQELMHGIDRYEKRRSKTVSTHKEGRDNTKGIRCFNCSQFGHMKNTCNKPRRPPGSCFHCFQMGHFYKDCPKRMNVTAPIFCSNDIVDTTQMPN